In Stieleria varia, one genomic interval encodes:
- a CDS encoding sulfatase-like hydrolase/transferase, translated as MSCLRLLAIVTTMLATFTTSNLCAQGSKPNILFIIADDQSPMDFGFYNPDASLQSPVLDQLAKEGMVIDGAYHMGSFSGAVCTPSRHMVMSGRSVWHLPIGPGAKEHCPPKLDENTMAAVFNRAGYSTMRTCKKGNSYSAANNQFTVVHDATKRGGTDESGSAWHAEQVLNYLSDRESTQDEKPFLVYFGFSHPHDTRDGTPELLAKYGAVNHQDKQSLPPSNPKQPALPPNYLPEHPFPHGHPGLRDEVAVSGVGEKRDPQTIRNEVGRYNACSENIDIQIGRVLQKLDAMGELDNTYIVYTADHGMAIGRHGLQCKQNLYEHTWRVPYVVKGPGIKPGSRSQGNIYLMDTLATLCDLADIDAPDSNEGISFKPVLQGTQSTVRDVLYGAYCGGTKPGMRCVRKGDWKLIVYDVLDGSVREKQLFNLAENPNEYLTQHHADGVTKLTGVTPKPGQVNLADDPKYASQLGDMESLLLSEMRRLDDPYRLWYQPDDGLTPPPPVAARQKGKRAKKQAQ; from the coding sequence ATGAGTTGTTTACGCCTCCTCGCCATCGTCACCACAATGCTGGCGACTTTCACTACAAGCAACCTCTGTGCCCAAGGATCCAAACCCAACATCCTGTTCATCATTGCCGACGATCAGTCACCGATGGATTTTGGATTTTACAATCCCGACGCGTCGCTGCAGTCGCCGGTTCTGGATCAACTGGCCAAGGAAGGAATGGTGATCGATGGCGCCTACCACATGGGCTCCTTTTCCGGAGCGGTTTGCACGCCGTCGCGGCACATGGTCATGAGCGGTCGCAGTGTTTGGCACCTGCCGATCGGACCAGGCGCCAAAGAACACTGCCCACCGAAACTCGATGAGAACACAATGGCGGCAGTGTTTAATCGCGCGGGCTACTCAACGATGCGGACTTGCAAGAAAGGCAACAGCTATTCTGCCGCGAACAATCAATTCACCGTCGTGCATGACGCGACCAAACGTGGCGGCACGGACGAGTCTGGCAGCGCATGGCACGCAGAACAGGTCTTGAACTACTTGAGCGATCGAGAATCCACCCAAGACGAAAAACCATTCCTGGTCTACTTCGGATTCTCTCATCCGCACGACACGCGAGACGGAACGCCCGAGTTGCTCGCCAAGTACGGCGCGGTTAATCACCAGGACAAGCAGTCGCTGCCGCCGAGCAATCCAAAGCAGCCCGCATTGCCGCCCAACTATCTGCCCGAGCATCCCTTTCCCCATGGCCATCCTGGACTACGCGATGAAGTCGCCGTCAGTGGTGTCGGGGAAAAACGAGACCCGCAGACCATTCGCAACGAAGTCGGTCGTTACAACGCGTGCAGTGAGAACATCGACATCCAAATCGGACGGGTTTTGCAGAAGCTGGATGCGATGGGGGAACTGGACAACACGTACATCGTTTACACCGCCGATCACGGCATGGCGATCGGTCGACACGGCTTGCAATGTAAACAAAACCTCTACGAACACACTTGGCGGGTTCCCTACGTCGTCAAAGGTCCCGGCATCAAGCCCGGATCACGTTCCCAAGGTAACATCTACTTGATGGACACGCTGGCCACCCTCTGCGATTTGGCCGACATTGATGCACCGGATAGCAATGAAGGAATCAGCTTCAAACCGGTGCTGCAAGGCACTCAATCAACGGTTCGAGACGTTCTCTACGGCGCATACTGCGGCGGCACCAAACCCGGCATGCGTTGCGTGCGAAAGGGCGACTGGAAGCTGATTGTGTACGACGTGTTGGACGGGTCTGTCCGCGAAAAGCAGCTCTTCAATCTTGCCGAGAACCCCAACGAATACCTCACACAACATCATGCCGACGGGGTGACGAAGCTGACCGGAGTCACCCCGAAACCCGGCCAAGTCAATTTGGCGGATGATCCAAAGTACGCGTCGCAGCTCGGTGATATGGAGTCTCTGCTGCTTTCGGAAATGCGTCGCCTGGACGATCCCTACCGACTTTGGTACCAACCCGATGATGGACTCACTCCACCACCGCCGGTTGCGGCTCGACAGAAGGGCAAACGTGCGAAAAAGCAGGCCCAATAG
- a CDS encoding agmatine deiminase family protein — translation MRIPPKYAYLGSASAAALCLIVAVASARAVISTEQRLNEAELSLDTRDQFALASINSVFSRWNDLTLILARQSQPRMEWTYLIEELKHSLQQFVEDPRHHSRLPHQVALAKLHLGRICSIQGNNSMARNWIDQSIELSKSNQDQVLWGYALNTLGCLDSVLGDHNAAKRSFYECCRLLQSQHGSDHQNVLAIALRNLGLTNRALGLDATEPIRKAILIQQQDPDSRTYGLTNEMLQDLRMTLCEVYWEQGELQKAASLAQQTLDSLTSQIVHTELPNLDKHLIALNRYNNATMFAQRNLQSLRQIANDFGQTASRSELGKTASRWQWSPLVDLNTELVSNHLSMSGTMVAEFEPQNGLALAWGMFDWTNSVVTDIARQLHDRVRLVVVADNEESMEQAQASLEAAEVPLENIRFAIIDCETPWFRDQGPIVSVSSSGETIWFDSRLTREDRKGRIVLDALPNALRRNWRTRVADVPVHLEGGMLLSNGRGLTVASNHIIPLNQLYGFSDAVIRKETLRVTGAKQLVMIDTLMGEPTRHIDMFMTFVTPTTVVVGKYSDRNNPNSVVLDRVAQKLEGVIVDGKPLTVVRIPMPESQDDTFPTYTNVVFANGMLLVPSYQGQPQEVESQVKSIYSELLPDWEIRFVDCTRLRDRGGALHCMVSNLGPTEFTPVHPKKQDALSSSEQPKLTSIR, via the coding sequence TTGAGAATCCCCCCCAAATATGCCTACTTGGGCTCCGCCTCTGCGGCCGCCCTGTGCTTGATTGTGGCTGTCGCCAGTGCTCGCGCGGTAATATCAACGGAACAGCGGCTCAATGAAGCTGAGCTGTCATTGGACACCCGGGATCAATTCGCGCTCGCAAGCATCAACAGTGTCTTTTCACGCTGGAATGACCTGACGCTGATCCTGGCCAGGCAATCTCAGCCCCGGATGGAGTGGACCTATCTGATCGAGGAGTTGAAGCATTCTTTGCAGCAGTTTGTCGAAGACCCTCGACATCACAGCAGGCTGCCACATCAGGTCGCATTGGCAAAGTTGCATTTGGGGCGAATCTGCAGTATTCAGGGCAATAACTCTATGGCCCGAAATTGGATTGATCAGTCAATCGAATTGTCGAAATCCAACCAAGATCAGGTTCTCTGGGGATACGCCCTGAACACCTTGGGTTGCCTGGACTCAGTCCTGGGTGATCACAACGCAGCCAAGCGATCATTTTACGAATGCTGTCGCCTGCTGCAGTCTCAACACGGTAGCGACCATCAAAACGTGCTGGCCATTGCACTGCGCAACCTCGGGCTGACGAATCGGGCGTTGGGTCTGGACGCTACAGAGCCGATTCGAAAAGCGATTCTCATTCAGCAGCAAGACCCTGACAGTCGAACATACGGTTTGACGAATGAAATGCTGCAAGATCTTCGCATGACGCTTTGTGAAGTTTATTGGGAACAAGGTGAGCTGCAAAAAGCAGCATCTCTCGCGCAACAAACGCTCGATAGTTTGACATCGCAGATCGTTCACACTGAGTTGCCGAACCTGGACAAGCATTTGATTGCTTTGAATCGTTACAACAACGCAACGATGTTCGCCCAACGTAATTTGCAATCGCTCCGGCAGATCGCCAATGATTTTGGGCAGACGGCGAGCCGGTCAGAACTTGGGAAAACCGCTAGTCGCTGGCAATGGAGTCCGCTGGTCGATTTGAATACCGAGTTGGTATCGAACCATCTTTCGATGTCCGGAACGATGGTGGCTGAGTTTGAGCCACAAAACGGGTTGGCCTTGGCCTGGGGCATGTTCGACTGGACAAATTCTGTGGTAACGGACATCGCCAGGCAATTACATGATCGCGTCCGCTTGGTTGTCGTTGCGGACAACGAAGAGTCGATGGAGCAGGCGCAAGCTTCATTGGAGGCTGCCGAAGTGCCGCTAGAGAATATTCGCTTTGCGATCATCGACTGTGAGACGCCTTGGTTTCGCGACCAAGGGCCAATCGTGTCGGTGTCGTCGTCTGGAGAAACGATTTGGTTCGACTCTCGGTTGACACGCGAAGACCGCAAAGGACGCATCGTGCTGGACGCATTGCCCAACGCACTTCGTCGAAACTGGAGGACTCGTGTGGCGGATGTGCCGGTTCATTTGGAGGGCGGCATGCTGCTTTCCAACGGCCGAGGCTTGACCGTCGCATCAAACCACATCATTCCGCTGAACCAACTGTACGGTTTTTCTGACGCCGTGATTCGCAAGGAAACCCTACGGGTAACGGGTGCGAAACAACTCGTCATGATCGACACACTCATGGGAGAGCCGACCCGACACATCGACATGTTCATGACCTTTGTCACGCCGACAACGGTGGTGGTCGGAAAGTACTCAGATCGTAACAACCCGAACTCTGTCGTCTTGGATCGCGTCGCACAGAAACTCGAAGGAGTCATTGTCGACGGGAAACCGTTGACGGTGGTGCGAATCCCGATGCCAGAGAGCCAGGACGATACATTCCCAACCTATACGAATGTCGTCTTCGCCAATGGAATGTTGCTGGTCCCGTCCTACCAAGGACAACCCCAAGAAGTTGAATCACAGGTGAAGTCCATTTACTCAGAGCTGTTGCCAGATTGGGAAATTCGATTCGTGGATTGCACGCGACTACGCGATCGTGGCGGAGCACTGCACTGCATGGTCTCCAACTTGGGCCCGACGGAATTCACACCCGTTCATCCCAAGAAACAAGACGCGCTCAGTTCCTCCGAACAGCCAAAGCTCACATCTATCCGCTAA
- a CDS encoding DUF1328 domain-containing protein, producing the protein MLSWALTFLVVALIAGVLGFGVVAGTAASIAKILFVVFLILFIVGLVMGRRGPVV; encoded by the coding sequence ATGTTGAGCTGGGCATTAACCTTTCTTGTTGTCGCATTGATCGCTGGCGTGCTGGGGTTCGGCGTGGTTGCCGGTACCGCTGCATCGATTGCAAAGATTCTGTTTGTTGTCTTCCTGATCCTGTTCATCGTCGGACTGGTCATGGGACGTCGTGGGCCAGTGGTCTGA
- a CDS encoding transglutaminase-like domain-containing protein, producing the protein MTQIQIGSTLRYDVRQPTVFLLKIAAAYTEHQTIIDENLTLDPLVQLEQCQIGPDGNRMQRCMVQPCQLTINYQATAELSPGIDQPQDVAETEASQMPPEVLTYMNPSRYCESDLLARFAFEEFGRLPGGFQRVETICNWVYEHLDYTSGSTNATTTASDVLLQRTGVCRDYAHLAITLCRGIGIPARYVSGYAANLQPPDYHGFMEAFLDGHWYLFDPTRLASTLGLVRIGVGRDAADVAFCTLTGSAVMQEKNVWANLSQPNERDKGQVAVSTA; encoded by the coding sequence ATGACACAAATTCAAATCGGCAGCACGCTTCGCTATGACGTACGGCAGCCCACTGTCTTTTTGTTAAAGATTGCGGCTGCCTACACCGAGCATCAAACAATCATTGATGAGAATCTTACGCTCGATCCGCTGGTACAGTTGGAACAGTGTCAGATTGGTCCAGACGGAAATCGGATGCAGCGATGCATGGTGCAACCATGTCAGTTGACCATCAACTATCAGGCGACGGCAGAGCTGTCGCCTGGGATCGATCAGCCTCAAGACGTCGCTGAGACCGAAGCGTCCCAGATGCCGCCAGAAGTGCTGACCTACATGAATCCGAGTCGATACTGCGAGAGCGATCTATTGGCCCGATTCGCATTCGAAGAATTCGGACGTCTGCCCGGGGGATTCCAGCGGGTGGAGACCATTTGCAATTGGGTCTACGAACATTTGGACTACACCTCCGGCAGTACCAATGCGACGACAACTGCATCAGACGTGCTGTTGCAGCGTACGGGTGTTTGCCGCGACTACGCTCACTTGGCGATCACGCTTTGTCGAGGCATTGGCATCCCCGCACGATACGTCTCTGGGTATGCAGCCAATTTGCAACCGCCGGACTACCACGGGTTCATGGAAGCATTCTTGGATGGTCACTGGTATCTCTTTGATCCCACTCGCTTGGCTTCCACTTTGGGTTTGGTCCGCATCGGGGTTGGCAGGGACGCAGCGGACGTCGCCTTTTGCACTCTGACGGGTTCAGCGGTGATGCAGGAGAAAAATGTGTGGGCGAATCTTTCGCAACCCAATGAGCGTGACAAGGGACAGGTCGCCGTATCGACGGCTTGA
- a CDS encoding efflux RND transporter periplasmic adaptor subunit: MLFVLSGCRGAKDASSQRERPIQKVAFVPAKQDKVTDFVELVGRLAANETVDIQSRVSGFLLTTHFVDGQQVNKDDPLFTIEPDEYQAIYNQSLAAIDVAKTKLDLAEKTFARSKKLLDKNAVSREEFEQNQAAVAEAQANLKASEADAARVKLDLDYTKIISPISGRVDRALLDDGNYVTGGLVGGTLLATVVNDRPIKAVASVDENVRLKFMRRQREVGGEDFKEVDKLVELQIPCYLQLQDEQDFPHEGILEYAEIKVDQQTGTSQLRGVFENKDGLLKPGMFVRLKVPVSDAYDAVLVPATAIGTDQATQFVYVINSADEIEHRTVELGDRKGKLRVVKSGVQAEESVVVAGMQLIQPGMKVEPVMREE, encoded by the coding sequence ATGTTGTTCGTCCTGAGTGGATGCCGTGGTGCCAAGGATGCGTCGTCCCAACGCGAGCGGCCGATTCAAAAGGTCGCTTTCGTTCCGGCCAAGCAAGATAAAGTGACTGATTTCGTAGAGCTGGTGGGACGTCTGGCGGCGAATGAAACCGTCGACATTCAGTCGCGTGTCTCGGGTTTTTTGCTCACAACGCACTTTGTTGATGGTCAACAAGTGAACAAGGATGACCCGCTGTTCACGATCGAACCGGATGAATATCAAGCGATCTACAATCAATCTCTCGCAGCGATTGACGTTGCGAAAACAAAGCTGGACCTAGCCGAAAAGACCTTTGCTCGTTCCAAGAAATTGCTAGACAAGAACGCGGTCTCCAGAGAAGAGTTTGAGCAGAATCAAGCTGCCGTCGCCGAAGCACAGGCCAACCTGAAAGCATCCGAGGCGGATGCAGCTCGCGTCAAACTGGATCTTGATTACACCAAGATCATCTCACCCATTTCGGGGCGTGTTGATCGTGCTTTGTTGGACGACGGCAACTACGTGACCGGTGGGTTGGTCGGCGGTACGCTCCTGGCAACGGTGGTCAACGACCGGCCTATCAAGGCTGTAGCCAGCGTGGATGAGAACGTCCGACTAAAATTCATGCGTCGACAAAGGGAGGTGGGTGGCGAGGATTTCAAGGAGGTCGACAAACTGGTGGAGTTACAGATCCCGTGCTACTTGCAGTTGCAAGACGAACAGGACTTTCCCCATGAGGGGATTCTGGAGTACGCGGAAATCAAGGTCGATCAGCAAACCGGCACCTCACAATTGCGTGGCGTGTTCGAGAACAAGGATGGTTTGCTAAAGCCCGGGATGTTTGTGCGTTTGAAGGTTCCGGTATCCGACGCCTACGATGCCGTCTTGGTGCCAGCGACGGCAATCGGCACAGATCAAGCCACCCAGTTCGTCTATGTGATCAACAGTGCAGACGAAATTGAACATCGCACGGTGGAATTGGGCGACCGCAAGGGAAAGCTGCGTGTTGTCAAATCGGGTGTTCAGGCAGAGGAGTCCGTGGTCGTGGCCGGCATGCAGTTGATTCAACCAGGCATGAAGGTCGAGCCAGTCATGAGGGAAGAGTGA
- a CDS encoding L-threonylcarbamoyladenylate synthase, giving the protein MSSSDKQNLSRATQMIRQGLLVGFPTETVYGLGANALDATAVAAVFALKERPKFDPLIVHIADPSDLSDLVKDIPAAAKTLIERFWPGPLSLVLVKQDCVPDIVTAGLPSVAVRCPGHLMARTLIREAGVPIAAPSANRFGMVSPTTAQHVREQFGDRLSMVLDDGPCRVGVESTVISFVESPNGMATLLRPGGVPLEEIEAVIGPIEKSTHQPSRPSSPGQLTSHYAPRTPLVIADQDTTYNDHQRRGLLCLKTPTNAASFSAIEVLSESGCLRTAAVNLFAAMRRLDAIGLDCIIAEPVPEVDLGLAIMDRLRRAAAK; this is encoded by the coding sequence ATGTCATCCTCCGACAAGCAAAATCTCAGCCGAGCCACGCAGATGATTCGCCAGGGCTTGCTCGTCGGGTTTCCGACCGAGACCGTGTACGGTTTGGGTGCTAACGCGTTGGATGCCACTGCGGTCGCTGCAGTCTTTGCGCTCAAAGAGCGGCCGAAGTTTGACCCGCTGATCGTTCACATCGCCGACCCCAGCGACTTGAGCGATTTGGTGAAAGATATCCCGGCCGCCGCCAAGACATTGATCGAGCGATTTTGGCCGGGGCCGCTGTCTCTGGTCCTTGTAAAGCAGGACTGTGTTCCGGACATCGTCACCGCCGGCTTACCCAGCGTCGCGGTCCGCTGCCCAGGACATCTCATGGCGAGGACGTTGATCCGCGAGGCGGGAGTCCCCATCGCCGCCCCGAGCGCCAATCGTTTCGGCATGGTCAGCCCGACCACCGCCCAGCACGTGCGGGAACAATTCGGCGACCGACTCTCTATGGTCCTGGACGACGGGCCGTGTCGCGTGGGTGTGGAATCCACCGTGATCTCTTTTGTGGAATCGCCCAATGGAATGGCCACGTTGTTACGCCCGGGTGGTGTGCCACTGGAAGAAATCGAAGCGGTCATCGGCCCCATCGAGAAAAGCACTCATCAACCGTCGCGTCCCAGCTCACCCGGTCAACTAACGAGCCACTACGCGCCTCGAACTCCCTTGGTGATCGCGGATCAAGACACCACGTACAACGATCATCAAAGGCGAGGCTTGCTATGCCTCAAAACGCCGACGAACGCGGCCTCTTTTTCGGCGATTGAAGTCCTCTCGGAATCGGGTTGTCTGCGCACCGCAGCGGTCAACTTGTTCGCAGCGATGCGTCGACTCGATGCGATTGGTCTGGATTGCATCATCGCCGAACCGGTTCCCGAAGTGGACCTTGGCTTGGCGATCATGGATCGGCTACGCCGTGCCGCAGCGAAATAA